TGGCGGAATTAATGAAAGTTCCGATCGCTATTGTTTCGTTAGGAGCGAGTCGAGATCAAACGATTATTGTTGAAGATCCGATTCACGGCCCCAAACGAGCACTATTAGATGCAGACGGACAACCTATAACCGTTGGCGGTTAAAAGTGTTGCATCCTGTCTTTTTGTGGTAATATTTTTTCTCTTTAAAACGTAGCTTGGAATGTCAATCCATGCTACGTTAAATATTTTACTCCCTCTGCTGGGGATTGCGTTTATATACTAGGAGGATGTCAACGAAGAATCTCCACTGTAGAAGTACCGAGAAAACATCGGATTAGTGCCTATCTATAAAATCTTAAAGGAAGTATTAAATGCCTGATTTTATGTCCGATGAAGACAGAATGATAGAAATATTAATTAAACATAGAGACTTGAAGAGATTTGTTATAAAGAAATTGAAAGAAGAAGGAATAAGTTGTCAGGAAACCACTAAAAATGATCCGAAAGGAGATATTTTAATTGTTAATCCTGAAGATGTCGCAAGGGTTAAAGAAATTATTAATCAAATGCAGAACAAGTCTAATTGATCAAAAAACTGTAATTGAATTCTTAAAACAATATTAAATCATGAACGAGCCAGAACAACCCCATATTGAAATTAAGGGACAAAGAGTAACTAAAAGAGATGCAAAGAAAATGATTGAAAAAGGTTCTATTATAGGTGTTGTATGTGGAGGTAAAATTACATCTCATGCTAAAAAATTATTAGATAGTGCCAATATTGCCTATGCAGAAGTCCCTGAAAGCGAGTTCATGGAATCTGAAGTACAGGAGGAAGGATAATGTTAGATATTGTGTTCTATCCTGCTAATGGTGAGTCATCTTATTCTGTTGATGTTTCAGAAGAGATATATGAATGGTTAGCCAAGTCAGAATTCTCTAAAATTGGGAAGTCGGTCGAGCGTAAAATGCTGATTGATGGAGAAACAGAAAAACTGCCTTTAGTTAAGTTAGGGAAAGACACTCGCAAAAAGTTCAAGAATTTTTTTCGAGATGTGATCACCCAGGAAAGTGATCAAGTGCTAACTCAACTGGGGGACTCTCCCTCAAAGCAAGAATATCAACAGGCGACATACCGCTTAAAAATCCTGCAAGAACTCCGCAAGTGTATTGAAAATCTGAACTATCTGTATCTGCAAAGATGTTAGCTACAACGTCAGAATTTTGGTATAATCAGAGTTTGGCTAAAAAATTTTAAGTGTTTTACTCTAAGCGCAAGAAACGTCATGGAAATTACGATTGAAGGTCACAAACGGCCAGAAGGCTCTAAACCCAATGCTTTGCGTCGTCAAGGATTAGTCCCGGCGGTGCTGTATGGCCATCAAGGGGCCGAATCTATTAACATTACTATTCCAGCGAAAGCCGCAGAAACCCTTCTGAAACGGAACGTTGTGAATCATGCCTTAATTCAACTGAACGTTCCTGAACTCTCTTGGAGTGGCAAAACCCTCCTCCGGGAAGTACAAAAACATCCCTGGAAAGGATTTCCCTATCACTTGAGCTTCTTCTCTGTGGCTCAACAAGACAGTTTAACCGTTTCTATTCCTCTGTATTTCGTCGGTGAACCCGTTGGGGTAAAACTCGAAGGCGGTCTGTTAGATGTCGTCCTCTCGGAATTAGAAATAGACTGTGAACCGGGTAGTA
The sequence above is drawn from the Planktothrix serta PCC 8927 genome and encodes:
- a CDS encoding 50S ribosomal protein L25/general stress protein Ctc — protein: MEITIEGHKRPEGSKPNALRRQGLVPAVLYGHQGAESINITIPAKAAETLLKRNVVNHALIQLNVPELSWSGKTLLREVQKHPWKGFPYHLSFFSVAQQDSLTVSIPLYFVGEPVGVKLEGGLLDVVLSELEIDCEPGSIPDRIDVDVTGLHQGQALHIRELTLPSGVTATGDSEQVVVSIIRPERGEEGDAEA